One genomic region from Microcella humidisoli encodes:
- the mnhG gene encoding monovalent cation/H(+) antiporter subunit G, producing MLDAEPWNGILDIIAAGLLIVAALLTLAAAIGLVRFPDPLSRLHAATKPQILGLILVVVALALSERSGTVLLLLVPVVVFQLLTAPISAHMVGRAGYRNGDFDPDSLLVDELAPDVDAARGAELPGGSWTDERAPGPRPAAGGERAPGDDQPSKGAGAGS from the coding sequence ATGCTCGACGCTGAACCCTGGAACGGCATCCTCGACATCATCGCCGCCGGCCTCCTGATCGTCGCGGCCCTGCTGACCCTCGCTGCGGCCATCGGCCTCGTGCGCTTCCCCGACCCGCTCTCGCGGCTGCACGCCGCGACGAAGCCGCAGATCCTCGGGCTCATCCTCGTCGTCGTCGCGCTCGCGCTCAGCGAGCGCAGCGGCACGGTGCTGCTGCTGCTCGTGCCCGTCGTCGTGTTCCAGCTGCTGACCGCGCCGATCTCGGCGCACATGGTGGGGCGCGCGGGCTACCGCAACGGCGACTTCGACCCCGACTCGCTGCTCGTCGACGAGCTCGCCCCCGACGTCGACGCCGCACGCGGTGCCGAGCTGCCCGGAGGATCGTGGACCGACGAGCGCGCCCCGGGCCCCCGGCCGGCGGCGGGCGGCGAGCGCGCCCCGGGTGACGACCAGCCGTCGAAGGGTGCGGGCGCCGGGTCGTAG
- a CDS encoding lamin tail domain-containing protein: MAIVTATIERTPLRLWFRPLLAATIALAVTGVVLAPMPASAQPEGGSSGSHVRRDDHPVIISEIAPGWGDRPDASYVELRNVSSGPVDLTGWNLYRCSEEGLRSKRGAPDSEFSGVVLAPGQHYLIARAGERPAGATPDDVMSAPFGAGGYGYVLEDPEQRVADSVAVYPTTPWMMRSECDPSGSLPDIVDSAAGESYQRLGATATDDGRFVIAPATPGSANRAGRLDAPSTSGVVIAEVAPFGSGGSGDDLVELRNDGAEAVSLDGWALVRCTAAGERAMAAPQAQFDAGDVLAPGERLVVVGPASSIRDADAVMATSLADAAYGLQVRDAAGAVVDEVASAHQRDSACQSGPEKLPATLDAVRNESHQRLPDGGGWIVAPRTPGAANARAEQSLRAERVLDTGVVISELATDPLDVRAITRPHNFVELTNRSDRAVEVGGWRVWACDRDGMRRAEPLAELASGTELAPGASIVIAAEGTPTDAELRYARPLDFLGAGVLVETDEGGVADRVGAYHVNEMDESVEPPSPCTNAVSLVTFQPDRLRGETYHRVGRSGVDLVDFVTAAASPGVPESAVARAAALDEPRRRPAGEAARVTDAPLDAATVAGVDTPGGEPLSASGPALARVVAGTTGPDPAVAWELASEREVAIDAASPLPATTAGGHEYPALRLELAAPLQGAVAWTGTVSPRHRVALSAWNPSARQWSLVGEAVADPQGVVTVTGTAETTEAVLVQVLPAPRATADLEPDAEFERLDDIDASIVHLTDTQYLSEGYPEEYERMTRWIVELGQRHGLAAVVHTGDLVQSWVDPDQSDARARIEFARASTAQAVLEEAGLVTTVLPGNHDTKRGIDAALYNECFGPERYADAPGFVAPIAPDDATSSYTIVQAGPAPVLVLSIGYGYGERELAWAEHIVQQHPDHNVVIATHEHLTPLTRWDPARRATDNRWLSRADELWERVVAPNRNVVAVLAGHYHGLGAIVTPDAGGIEGHTVVELLADYQEFRTDSGERATGFLRLLQWDLAAGQLLVDTYSPRLDATVSTAYDYLQFVLENGAESRPSNGRPWNIVALGAEGRYGVADDEFAVPVTLQYEKALGMTGLTLTAPEAEPLESQSRGPLLGVPRV; the protein is encoded by the coding sequence GTGGCCATCGTGACCGCGACGATCGAGCGCACTCCGCTCCGCCTCTGGTTCCGTCCGCTGCTCGCGGCGACCATCGCGCTCGCCGTGACCGGCGTCGTGCTCGCACCGATGCCGGCGTCGGCGCAGCCCGAAGGGGGCAGCAGCGGCTCGCACGTGCGGCGCGATGACCACCCCGTCATCATCAGCGAGATCGCTCCGGGATGGGGCGACCGACCTGACGCGAGCTACGTCGAACTGCGCAACGTCTCGTCCGGTCCCGTCGACCTCACGGGCTGGAACCTTTACCGCTGCTCGGAGGAGGGCCTGCGCTCGAAGCGCGGCGCTCCCGACTCCGAGTTCTCGGGCGTCGTGCTCGCGCCCGGCCAGCACTACCTGATCGCCCGCGCGGGCGAGCGGCCCGCGGGCGCCACGCCCGACGACGTCATGAGCGCGCCCTTCGGCGCGGGCGGCTACGGCTACGTGCTCGAAGACCCCGAGCAGCGCGTGGCCGACTCGGTCGCCGTCTACCCGACGACCCCGTGGATGATGCGCAGTGAGTGCGACCCGAGCGGCTCGCTCCCCGACATCGTCGATTCCGCTGCCGGAGAGAGCTACCAGCGACTCGGCGCCACCGCCACCGACGACGGCCGCTTCGTCATCGCCCCCGCCACTCCCGGTTCCGCGAACCGCGCGGGTCGACTGGATGCTCCGTCGACGAGTGGCGTCGTGATCGCCGAGGTCGCGCCCTTCGGGTCGGGCGGCAGCGGCGACGACCTCGTCGAGCTGCGCAACGACGGCGCGGAGGCCGTCTCGCTCGACGGCTGGGCCCTCGTGCGGTGCACGGCCGCGGGCGAGCGCGCGATGGCCGCACCCCAGGCGCAGTTCGATGCCGGCGACGTGCTCGCCCCGGGCGAGCGGCTCGTGGTCGTCGGGCCCGCGTCGAGCATCCGCGATGCCGACGCTGTCATGGCCACCTCGCTCGCCGACGCGGCCTACGGGTTGCAGGTGCGGGATGCTGCGGGTGCGGTGGTCGACGAGGTCGCCTCGGCGCATCAGCGCGACAGCGCGTGCCAGTCGGGCCCCGAGAAGCTGCCGGCGACGCTCGATGCGGTGCGCAACGAGAGCCACCAACGGCTGCCCGACGGCGGGGGCTGGATCGTCGCCCCCCGCACTCCCGGCGCCGCAAATGCGCGAGCCGAGCAGTCGCTTCGCGCCGAGCGCGTGCTCGACACCGGCGTCGTCATCTCGGAACTCGCGACCGACCCGCTCGACGTTCGGGCCATCACGCGCCCGCACAACTTCGTCGAGCTCACGAACCGATCCGACCGTGCCGTCGAGGTGGGCGGCTGGCGCGTGTGGGCCTGCGATCGCGACGGAATGCGTCGCGCCGAGCCGCTCGCCGAGCTCGCCTCCGGCACCGAGCTGGCACCGGGCGCGTCGATCGTGATCGCCGCCGAGGGCACGCCGACGGATGCGGAACTGCGGTACGCGCGCCCCCTCGACTTCCTCGGCGCAGGCGTGCTCGTCGAGACCGACGAGGGCGGCGTCGCCGACCGGGTCGGCGCCTACCACGTGAACGAGATGGACGAGAGTGTCGAGCCGCCCTCGCCGTGCACGAACGCCGTGTCGCTCGTGACCTTCCAGCCTGACCGGCTGCGAGGCGAGACGTACCACCGCGTGGGGCGGTCGGGAGTGGATCTCGTCGACTTCGTGACGGCCGCGGCGAGCCCGGGCGTGCCCGAGTCGGCCGTGGCGCGCGCGGCGGCGCTCGATGAACCGCGACGGCGCCCCGCCGGAGAGGCCGCGCGGGTCACCGATGCTCCGCTCGATGCCGCGACGGTGGCCGGGGTCGACACCCCCGGCGGCGAACCGCTGAGCGCCAGCGGCCCCGCGCTCGCCCGCGTCGTCGCAGGCACCACGGGGCCGGACCCTGCTGTCGCGTGGGAGCTCGCGAGCGAACGCGAGGTCGCCATCGACGCGGCGAGCCCCCTCCCGGCCACGACGGCCGGGGGCCACGAGTACCCCGCCCTGCGCCTCGAGCTCGCGGCCCCCCTCCAGGGCGCCGTCGCGTGGACCGGCACCGTGAGCCCCCGCCACCGCGTTGCGCTCTCGGCCTGGAACCCGTCGGCGCGGCAGTGGTCCCTCGTCGGCGAGGCCGTCGCCGACCCGCAGGGGGTCGTGACCGTGACCGGCACAGCCGAGACCACCGAGGCGGTGCTCGTGCAGGTGCTGCCGGCGCCGCGCGCCACGGCCGATCTCGAGCCCGACGCCGAGTTCGAGCGCCTCGACGACATCGATGCGTCGATCGTGCACCTCACCGATACCCAGTACTTGAGCGAGGGGTATCCCGAGGAGTACGAGCGCATGACGCGGTGGATCGTCGAGCTCGGGCAGCGGCACGGTCTCGCGGCTGTCGTGCACACGGGCGACCTCGTGCAGAGCTGGGTCGACCCCGACCAGTCGGATGCTCGGGCGCGGATCGAGTTCGCGCGAGCATCCACGGCGCAAGCAGTGCTCGAGGAGGCGGGGCTCGTCACGACCGTGCTGCCCGGCAACCACGACACCAAGCGCGGCATCGACGCGGCGCTGTACAACGAGTGCTTCGGGCCCGAGCGCTACGCCGATGCCCCCGGCTTCGTCGCACCGATCGCGCCGGACGACGCGACCTCGAGCTACACGATCGTGCAGGCCGGCCCGGCGCCCGTGCTCGTGCTGTCGATCGGATACGGCTACGGCGAACGCGAGCTCGCGTGGGCCGAGCACATCGTGCAGCAGCATCCCGACCACAACGTCGTCATCGCGACGCACGAGCATCTGACGCCGCTCACGCGATGGGATCCTGCGCGGCGCGCGACGGACAACCGCTGGCTCAGCCGCGCCGACGAGCTGTGGGAGCGCGTGGTCGCACCGAACCGCAACGTCGTCGCGGTGCTCGCCGGGCACTACCACGGTCTCGGGGCGATCGTCACGCCCGACGCCGGAGGCATCGAGGGGCACACCGTCGTCGAACTGCTCGCCGACTATCAGGAGTTCCGCACCGACTCGGGCGAACGCGCCACGGGCTTCCTGCGCCTGCTGCAGTGGGATCTCGCCGCCGGTCAGCTGCTCGTCGACACGTACTCGCCCCGGCTCGACGCGACCGTCTCGACCGCCTACGACTACCTGCAGTTCGTGCTCGAGAACGGTGCCGAAAGCCGCCCGTCGAACGGTCGGCCGTGGAACATCGTCGCCCTCGGCGCTGAAGGCCGGTACGGCGTCGCCGACGACGAGTTCGCCGTGCCCGTGACGCTGCAGTACGAGAAGGCACTCGGGATGACCGGTCTCACCCTCACCGCCCCCGAGGCCGAGCCGCTCGAGTCGCAGTCCCGCGGGCCGCTGCTCGGGGTGCCGCGCGTCTGA
- the ilvD gene encoding dihydroxy-acid dehydratase: protein MSKADHKPRSRVVTDGIEATTSRGMLRAVGMGDDDWDKAQIGIASSWNEITPCNLSLARLAQAAKEGVHAGGGYPLQFGTVSVSDGISMGHEGMHFSLVSREVIADSVETVMQAERLDGSVLLAGCDKSIPGMLMAAVRLDLASVFLYAGSIAPGWVKLSDGTEKEITIIDSFEAVGAVKAGKMSAEDAHRIECAFAPGEGACGGMYTANTMASVAEALGLSLPGSASPASYDRRRDMYAHRSGEAVVNLLNKGITARQIVTREALENAVTVAMALGGSTNVVLHLLAIANEAEVPFTLDDFNRIGNRVPHIGDLKPFGNYVMNDVDRQGGLPVLLKALLDAGLLHGDVMTVTGKTMAENLAELNPDPLDGEVLRTLDNPIHATGGITILHGSMAPEGAVVKTAGFDAAVFEGPARVFERERAAMDALTAGEISAGDVVVIRYEGPKGGPGMREMLAVTAAIKGAGLGKDVLLLTDGRFSGGTTGLCIGHVAPEAVDAGPIAFVRDGDLIRVDIAARSLDLLVDADELEARRTDWAPLPPRYTRGVLAKYSKLVRSAAQGAVTG from the coding sequence ATGTCGAAGGCCGACCACAAGCCCCGTTCCCGCGTCGTTACCGACGGAATCGAAGCCACCACCTCGCGCGGCATGCTGCGTGCGGTCGGCATGGGCGATGACGACTGGGATAAGGCCCAGATCGGCATTGCGAGCTCGTGGAACGAGATCACCCCGTGCAACCTCTCGCTCGCGCGTCTGGCGCAGGCGGCCAAGGAGGGCGTGCACGCCGGGGGCGGGTATCCGTTGCAGTTCGGCACCGTGAGCGTGAGCGACGGCATCTCGATGGGCCACGAGGGCATGCACTTCTCGCTCGTGAGCCGCGAGGTCATCGCCGACTCGGTCGAGACCGTCATGCAGGCCGAGCGCCTCGACGGCTCGGTGCTCCTCGCGGGCTGCGACAAGTCGATCCCCGGCATGCTGATGGCCGCCGTGCGCCTCGACCTCGCGAGCGTGTTCCTCTACGCGGGCTCGATCGCGCCGGGCTGGGTCAAGCTCAGTGACGGCACCGAGAAGGAGATCACGATCATCGACAGCTTCGAGGCTGTCGGCGCCGTCAAGGCGGGCAAGATGTCGGCCGAAGACGCCCACCGCATCGAGTGCGCCTTCGCGCCCGGGGAGGGTGCCTGCGGCGGCATGTACACCGCCAACACGATGGCCTCCGTGGCCGAGGCGCTCGGCCTGAGCCTCCCGGGCTCGGCGAGCCCCGCATCCTATGATCGCCGCCGCGACATGTACGCCCACCGCAGCGGCGAGGCCGTCGTGAACCTGCTGAACAAGGGCATCACGGCGCGCCAGATCGTCACGCGCGAGGCGCTCGAGAACGCCGTCACGGTCGCCATGGCGCTCGGCGGCTCGACCAACGTCGTGCTGCACCTGCTCGCGATCGCGAACGAGGCCGAGGTGCCGTTCACGCTCGACGACTTCAACCGCATCGGCAACCGCGTGCCGCACATCGGCGACCTCAAGCCTTTCGGCAACTACGTCATGAACGACGTCGACCGGCAGGGCGGGCTGCCCGTGCTGCTCAAGGCCCTGCTCGACGCGGGCCTCCTGCACGGCGACGTCATGACCGTTACGGGCAAGACGATGGCCGAGAACCTCGCCGAGCTGAACCCCGACCCGCTCGATGGCGAGGTGCTGCGCACGCTCGACAACCCCATCCACGCGACGGGCGGCATCACGATCCTGCACGGCTCGATGGCGCCCGAGGGCGCGGTCGTCAAGACCGCCGGATTCGACGCCGCCGTGTTCGAAGGCCCGGCCCGCGTCTTCGAGCGCGAGCGCGCGGCGATGGATGCGCTGACCGCGGGCGAGATCTCGGCCGGCGACGTCGTCGTCATCCGCTACGAGGGCCCCAAGGGCGGCCCCGGCATGCGCGAGATGCTCGCCGTGACCGCCGCCATCAAGGGGGCGGGGCTCGGAAAAGATGTACTACTCTTGACGGACGGTCGATTCTCAGGCGGCACAACCGGACTGTGCATCGGCCACGTAGCTCCCGAAGCGGTAGACGCTGGTCCTATCGCTTTCGTGCGCGATGGTGATCTGATCCGGGTTGATATCGCTGCTCGCTCCCTCGACCTACTGGTCGACGCAGACGAGCTTGAGGCGCGCCGCACCGACTGGGCGCCCCTGCCTCCGCGTTACACCCGTGGCGTCCTCGCCAAGTACTCGAAGCTCGTGCGCTCCGCTGCGCAGGGCGCCGTGACGGGGTAG
- the serA gene encoding phosphoglycerate dehydrogenase: MPKPVVLIAEELSPATVDALGPDFDIRQVDGTDRAALLAALADASAVLIRSATQMDAEAIAAGTALKVIARAGVGLDNVDVPAATTAGVMVVNAPTSNVISAAELAIAHLLSLARHVPDANASMKAGEWKRSKFTGVELYEKTVGVVGLGRIGVLVAQRLAAFGVELIAYDPYVPPARAQQLGVTLVTLDELMQRSDFITIHIPKTPETTNLIGAAQFAMAKPTLRIVNASRGGIIDEDALREALATGQIAGAGLDVFVHEPPVGSPLLDLPTIQLTPHLGASTDEAQEKAGVSVAKSVRLALDGELVPDAVNVAGGVIDPTVRPGIPLMEKLGQVFAALADASFASIDVEVRGEIVAHDVNVLKLAALKGIFSRISSEQVSYVNAPLLAEQRGVAVRLLTEATSEEYRNLLTIRGSLSDGTQLSVSGTLVGAKQVEKIVEINGYDVEVPMAQHFIVMIYTDRPGIVAIYGKEFGEASINIAGMQIARRTAGGQALSVLTVDSRVPDELLERVRTAIDATVMREITIVEQ; the protein is encoded by the coding sequence GTGCCCAAGCCGGTCGTGCTCATCGCCGAAGAACTCAGCCCCGCCACCGTCGACGCCCTCGGGCCCGACTTCGACATCCGCCAGGTCGACGGCACCGATCGTGCGGCACTGCTCGCCGCGCTCGCCGACGCCTCGGCGGTGCTCATCCGGTCGGCCACGCAGATGGATGCGGAGGCCATCGCCGCGGGAACCGCGCTCAAGGTCATCGCGCGCGCGGGCGTGGGTCTCGACAACGTCGACGTTCCCGCCGCGACGACTGCGGGTGTCATGGTCGTCAACGCTCCGACGAGCAACGTCATCAGCGCCGCCGAACTCGCGATCGCGCACCTGCTCTCGCTCGCGCGCCACGTGCCCGACGCGAACGCCTCGATGAAGGCGGGCGAGTGGAAGCGCTCGAAGTTCACGGGCGTCGAGCTCTACGAGAAGACGGTGGGCGTCGTCGGCCTCGGCCGCATCGGCGTCCTCGTCGCCCAGCGCCTCGCCGCGTTCGGCGTCGAGCTCATCGCCTACGACCCCTACGTGCCGCCCGCGCGCGCGCAGCAGCTCGGCGTGACGCTCGTGACGCTCGACGAGCTCATGCAGCGCAGCGACTTCATCACGATCCACATTCCCAAGACGCCCGAGACGACGAACCTCATCGGCGCGGCGCAGTTCGCGATGGCGAAGCCGACCCTGCGCATCGTCAACGCGAGCCGCGGCGGCATCATCGACGAGGATGCCCTCCGGGAGGCGCTCGCCACCGGCCAGATCGCCGGCGCCGGCCTCGACGTGTTCGTGCACGAGCCGCCCGTCGGCTCGCCCCTGCTCGACCTGCCCACCATCCAGCTCACGCCGCACCTCGGCGCCTCGACGGATGAGGCCCAGGAGAAAGCGGGCGTCTCGGTCGCCAAGTCGGTGCGCCTCGCGCTCGACGGCGAGCTCGTGCCCGACGCCGTCAACGTGGCGGGCGGCGTCATCGACCCGACCGTGCGGCCGGGCATCCCGCTCATGGAGAAGCTCGGCCAGGTGTTCGCGGCTCTCGCCGACGCCTCGTTCGCGAGCATCGACGTCGAGGTGCGCGGCGAGATCGTCGCGCATGACGTCAACGTGCTCAAGCTCGCCGCGCTCAAGGGCATCTTCAGCCGCATCTCGAGCGAGCAGGTCAGCTACGTCAACGCACCGTTGCTCGCCGAGCAGCGCGGCGTGGCCGTGCGCCTGCTCACCGAGGCAACGAGCGAGGAGTACCGCAACCTGCTGACCATCCGCGGCTCGCTGAGCGACGGCACGCAGCTCTCGGTGAGCGGCACGCTCGTCGGCGCCAAGCAGGTCGAGAAGATCGTCGAGATCAACGGGTACGACGTCGAGGTGCCGATGGCGCAGCACTTCATCGTCATGATCTACACCGACCGGCCCGGCATCGTGGCGATCTACGGCAAGGAGTTCGGCGAGGCCTCGATCAACATCGCCGGCATGCAGATCGCTCGGCGCACGGCCGGCGGCCAGGCGCTGAGCGTGCTCACGGTCGACTCGCGCGTGCCCGATGAACTGCTTGAGCGCGTGCGCACGGCGATCGACGCGACCGTCATGCGGGAGATCACGATCGTCGAGCAGTAG
- a CDS encoding acetolactate synthase large subunit, with product MTTESTPVPSPAAAGTAKKGDPPILTGSGAILASLEKLGITDVFGLPGGAIMPFYDELMSSTAIRHILVRHEQGAGHAAEGYAAASGRLGVCIATSGPGATNLVTAIADAHMDSVPLLAITGQVFSTSMGTDAFQEVDITGITMPITKHSFLVTKPEDVPGVIAAAVHIATTGRPGPVLVDVTKDAQQKSAPFIWPPKVELPGYRPVTKAHGKQIQAAAQLIVESRKPVLYVGGGVVRSGAHRELLAFAEKTGAPVVTTLMARGAFPDSHRQNLGMPGMHGTVPSVLALQESDLLVAIGSRFDDRVTGKVSEFAPGAKVIHIDIDPAEIGKIRHADVPIVGDAREVLLDLLPAFEAAAAQSTPDIVDWWKRLETLRSQYPLGYVDDPDDGLLAPQAVIEAIGKLSGPEAVYAAGVGQHQMWAAQFIKYERPGAWLNSGGAGTMGYAVPAAMGAKVAQPDRLVWAIDGDGCFQMTNQELATCTINNIPIKVAIINNSSLGMVRQWQTLFYDGRHSFTDLETGSKSAGEQTRMVPDFVKMADAYGALGIRVTKPEEVEPAIRLAMETNDRPVVIDFIVSRDAMVWPMVPQGVGNSSVQYARDHAPDWYEE from the coding sequence ATGACCACGGAATCGACCCCCGTGCCGAGTCCTGCCGCCGCCGGCACCGCGAAGAAGGGTGATCCGCCGATCCTCACCGGGTCGGGTGCGATCCTCGCCTCGCTCGAGAAGCTCGGCATCACCGACGTCTTCGGACTGCCGGGCGGCGCGATCATGCCCTTCTACGACGAGCTCATGTCGTCGACCGCCATCCGCCACATCCTCGTGCGCCACGAGCAGGGTGCTGGCCACGCGGCCGAGGGCTACGCGGCGGCGAGCGGCCGACTCGGCGTCTGCATCGCCACCTCCGGCCCTGGCGCGACCAACCTCGTCACCGCGATCGCGGATGCCCACATGGACTCGGTGCCGCTGCTCGCGATCACCGGCCAGGTGTTCTCGACCTCGATGGGGACCGACGCGTTCCAAGAGGTCGACATCACGGGCATCACGATGCCCATCACGAAGCACTCCTTCCTCGTCACCAAGCCGGAGGACGTGCCCGGCGTGATCGCCGCCGCGGTGCACATCGCCACGACCGGTCGGCCGGGCCCCGTGCTCGTCGACGTCACGAAAGACGCGCAGCAGAAGTCGGCGCCGTTCATCTGGCCGCCGAAGGTCGAGCTGCCCGGCTACCGCCCGGTCACCAAGGCGCACGGCAAGCAGATCCAGGCCGCCGCGCAGCTGATCGTCGAGTCGCGCAAGCCCGTGCTGTACGTCGGCGGCGGTGTCGTGCGCTCCGGTGCCCACCGCGAACTGCTGGCCTTCGCCGAGAAGACCGGCGCCCCCGTCGTGACGACGCTCATGGCCCGCGGCGCGTTCCCCGACTCGCACCGCCAGAACCTCGGCATGCCCGGCATGCACGGCACCGTCCCCTCGGTGCTCGCCCTGCAGGAGAGCGACCTGCTCGTCGCCATCGGCTCGCGGTTCGATGACCGCGTGACGGGCAAGGTGAGCGAGTTCGCGCCGGGTGCGAAGGTCATCCACATCGACATCGACCCGGCCGAGATCGGCAAGATCCGGCACGCCGATGTTCCGATCGTGGGGGATGCCCGCGAGGTGCTGCTCGACCTCCTTCCCGCCTTCGAGGCCGCTGCTGCGCAGTCGACCCCCGACATCGTCGACTGGTGGAAGCGACTGGAGACCCTGCGGTCGCAGTACCCGCTCGGCTACGTCGACGACCCCGACGACGGGCTGCTCGCTCCGCAGGCGGTCATCGAGGCCATCGGCAAGCTCTCGGGGCCCGAAGCCGTCTACGCCGCGGGCGTCGGCCAGCACCAGATGTGGGCCGCGCAGTTCATCAAGTACGAGCGCCCCGGCGCGTGGCTCAACTCGGGCGGCGCCGGCACCATGGGCTACGCCGTCCCGGCGGCCATGGGCGCCAAGGTCGCGCAGCCCGATCGGCTCGTGTGGGCGATCGACGGCGACGGCTGCTTCCAGATGACCAACCAAGAGCTGGCCACCTGCACGATCAACAACATCCCCATCAAGGTCGCGATCATCAACAACTCGTCGCTCGGCATGGTGCGGCAGTGGCAGACGCTGTTCTACGACGGCCGTCACTCGTTCACCGACCTCGAGACCGGGTCGAAGAGCGCCGGTGAGCAGACGCGCATGGTGCCCGACTTCGTCAAGATGGCCGACGCCTATGGCGCGCTCGGCATCCGCGTGACGAAGCCGGAAGAGGTCGAGCCGGCCATCCGACTGGCGATGGAGACGAACGACCGCCCCGTCGTCATCGACTTCATCGTGAGCCGCGACGCCATGGTGTGGCCGATGGTGCCGCAGGGCGTCGGCAACTCGTCGGTGCAGTACGCCCGCGATCACGCCCCCGACTGGTACGAGGAGTAA
- the ilvN gene encoding acetolactate synthase small subunit, with amino-acid sequence MTYHVLSLLVEDKPGLLTRVAGLFARRGFNIRSLAVGTTEVEGLSRITVVVEVEGLPLEQITKQLNKLINVLKIVELDPSSSVQREHMLVKVRVDNSTRSQILEAANLFRARVVDVATDSLVIEVTGDTAKVEALLRVLEPYGIKEIAQSGLLAIGRGSKSISERVLKN; translated from the coding sequence ATGACCTACCACGTGCTCTCCCTCCTCGTCGAGGACAAGCCCGGTCTGCTCACCCGTGTTGCGGGCCTGTTCGCCCGGCGCGGTTTCAACATCCGCTCGCTCGCGGTCGGCACGACCGAGGTCGAGGGGCTCTCGCGCATCACCGTCGTGGTCGAGGTCGAGGGCCTGCCCCTCGAGCAGATCACCAAGCAGCTCAACAAGCTCATCAACGTGCTCAAGATCGTCGAGCTCGACCCCTCGAGCTCGGTGCAGCGCGAGCACATGCTCGTCAAGGTGCGCGTCGACAACTCGACCCGCTCGCAGATTCTCGAGGCGGCCAACCTCTTCCGCGCGCGCGTGGTCGATGTCGCCACCGACTCGCTCGTCATCGAGGTGACGGGTGACACGGCCAAGGTCGAGGCGCTGCTGCGCGTGCTCGAGCCCTACGGCATCAAGGAGATCGCGCAGTCGGGCCTGCTCGCGATCGGCCGCGGCTCGAAGAGCATCAGCGAGCGCGTGCTCAAGAACTGA
- the ilvC gene encoding ketol-acid reductoisomerase gives MTEIYYDKDADIALIQSKKVAIVGYGSQGHAHAQNLRDSGVEVAIALKAGSKSIQKAGDDGFSVMTVADAAAWADVIMILAPDQHQRSIYSESIKDALQPGKTLAFAHGFNIRFGYIDAPEGVDVILVAPKAPGHTVRREFVAGRGIPDIIAVERDATGHAWDLALSYAKAIGGTRAGVIKTTFTEETETDLFGEQAVLCGGTSQLVQYGFEVLTEAGYQPEIAYFEVLHELKLIVDLMWEGGIAKQRWSVSDTAEYGDYVSGPRVLDASVKENMKAVLADIQSGAFAKRFIDDQDAGAVEFMELRRKGEQHPIEETGRKLRALFAWKQQDSDYVDGSAAR, from the coding sequence GTGACCGAGATCTACTACGACAAAGACGCCGACATCGCGCTCATCCAGAGCAAGAAGGTCGCCATCGTCGGCTACGGCTCGCAGGGCCACGCCCACGCCCAGAACCTGCGCGACAGCGGCGTCGAGGTTGCCATCGCCCTCAAGGCCGGCTCGAAGTCGATCCAGAAGGCGGGCGACGACGGCTTCAGCGTCATGACCGTCGCCGACGCGGCCGCCTGGGCCGACGTCATCATGATCCTCGCGCCCGACCAGCACCAGCGGTCGATCTACAGCGAGAGCATCAAGGATGCGCTGCAGCCGGGCAAGACGCTCGCCTTCGCGCACGGCTTCAACATCCGCTTCGGGTACATCGACGCCCCCGAGGGCGTCGATGTCATCCTCGTCGCACCCAAGGCCCCGGGCCACACGGTGCGCCGCGAGTTCGTCGCCGGTCGCGGTATCCCCGACATCATCGCCGTCGAGCGCGACGCGACCGGTCACGCCTGGGATCTCGCGCTGTCGTACGCCAAGGCCATCGGCGGCACGCGCGCGGGCGTCATCAAGACCACGTTCACCGAAGAGACCGAGACCGACCTGTTCGGCGAGCAGGCCGTGCTCTGCGGCGGTACCTCGCAGCTCGTGCAGTACGGCTTCGAGGTGCTCACCGAGGCCGGCTACCAGCCCGAGATCGCCTACTTCGAGGTGCTGCACGAGCTCAAGCTCATCGTCGACCTCATGTGGGAGGGCGGCATCGCCAAGCAGCGCTGGAGCGTCAGCGACACCGCCGAGTACGGCGACTACGTTTCGGGCCCGCGCGTGCTCGACGCCTCGGTGAAGGAGAACATGAAGGCTGTCCTCGCCGACATCCAGTCGGGTGCGTTCGCCAAGCGCTTCATCGACGATCAGGATGCGGGAGCGGTCGAGTTCATGGAGCTGCGCCGCAAGGGCGAGCAGCACCCGATCGAGGAGACCGGCCGCAAGCTGCGCGCCCTCTTCGCGTGGAAGCAGCAGGACTCGGACTACGTCGACGGCAGCGCCGCGCGCTAG
- a CDS encoding DoxX family protein: MVLMAATDAGLAPIDLARVITAIVFLGIGVTHFVPPIVRGMAAMVPAVFHGRPFSPVAWVWVTGVAEIAGGLGLLWEPTRAAAGIALAVFLVCVFPANAYAARHRDRFGAIAVPFWPRLAMQVLLIALVLWVGLG, encoded by the coding sequence ATGGTGCTGATGGCGGCGACGGATGCGGGGCTCGCGCCCATCGACCTCGCCCGTGTGATCACGGCCATCGTCTTCCTCGGCATCGGCGTCACCCACTTCGTGCCGCCCATCGTGCGGGGCATGGCGGCGATGGTGCCCGCGGTGTTCCACGGTCGGCCCTTCTCACCGGTGGCCTGGGTCTGGGTGACGGGCGTCGCCGAGATCGCGGGCGGGCTCGGACTGCTGTGGGAGCCGACGCGCGCCGCCGCGGGCATCGCGCTCGCGGTGTTCCTCGTGTGCGTCTTTCCCGCGAACGCCTACGCGGCCCGGCACCGGGATCGCTTCGGCGCGATCGCCGTGCCGTTCTGGCCACGACTGGCGATGCAGGTGCTGCTCATCGCCCTCGTGCTGTGGGTGGGGTTGGGCTGA